The sequence GCATTTGCTATGTCtcagttttgtgtgtgtgtgtgtaaatttCAAATGGGGAATATCAGCTTAGATCTTGACTGAATCATTGCATAAGTTGTTTCATCTTGCAGCATGGAATGCACAGACTGCAGAGATTTTCTTCGCTCTAGGGTTTTGAAATTGCACATGCTCTTTTATTGACACCCAATTTATCGAGTAAGAACCAACTTTGTCCTTACAGTATTACTAATTATCAAACTATAtaaatttcccaaaaaatgaaGTGTTGAATGATCATAAAAAGAACACCAAATAGTTTTACAAATGATCCAAAAGTTGAACACAATAAATGGCCAGATAGTTCCAAATTGTGTTTCGCACGTAAAAATAATCAATTACATCGCTGCTTTATTTTATATAGAAAAAAAGCAAATAACTTTGCCTGCAGTTAGGCAAGTCTTGTTCATTTTTAGGGCCTTGGGGGCGAACATTGACCGATTGGAAGGTTACGGCTGCTTGTAGTATGCGAGAACACTATATACGGTTTGCGTGGCAGTAAGAATGAGAACAATGATGACCGCATTTGAAACTGACCAGACTGACGATGGATTGTATAGGTAATTGTTCTTGATCCTTGCAAGCCAACGCCTTAGCCAACGTTCTTCATAATATCCGTTCACCTGTCCAGCGAGTACAGGGTAAGAGAAGGAGATGCGTTCAGTGTCATTGCAAAGCCTGTTGAACAAACGAACAGTGTCCTCCTTGCTCAACTCGGTGTATATAATACGTTTCTGAACGAGTCTCTCTAAATCTTTGGTCGACTTGATAAGGTGGTTGAACAGCATGGCATAAGACAAAAGGTGACTTTCTTGGTGCCTCACTGCACCCTGTTCGTAGGCTATGAGGTTTCTCAAGACAGATTCTGTGTTGACTTCAATTATCATTTGTGGAATTTGCATCACTCCATCTATGGCGTCGAAGGTTATGTCCAACCGAGCTCTCTCAGGGGGTGCAAGTTGAAATCTGACTCCAATTTCCTCAAGATGTGTCACTGGGGGAATAGGAGTCCAATATTGATAACTGTCTGTTGTTAATGATCCAACAAGCAAATCTCTtacttgatcaagataatgccTTATTTCCCTCGTCGCCGTTGTCCGAGACGTAATAAAGGAGGCTGGGGCCCAAAGTAagttaatattaaaattttgtaGGGAGGGATCTCCTGGTTTTGCTGCGAGGTTGAATAAACAGAGGACAACTTTCCACGGAAGCTGGTTTTCAAGCAGCAACAAGTCCTTTTTAACTGCCGAATACACCCCTGGCACTCTGAAAACAGGATCATCATTGCCAGGTTGTTCAAACCTAATATCCATGCGGAGGAATCGTATAATAAAGCAACCATCGACCACCATCATTTTCACGAACTCATAGCTATTCAGATCAAGCTTTTCGTTATAGCAGCTACGAAGGAACTCTTCCATGCTTCTAATTGCTTTGACCAACTCTACCAAACTCACCAAACTGGTGTCTGGAGTTGGTTTGCAGTCGAGGAGGCCTTGCAAATACCAGTGCTTAACTTGTTCCATGCCTTGCAACTTTTTTCCTCCATGGTGATACGGCCCGATTGAAACCATCTGTGggacaaaaacattttcattgtcCCTGACCAGTTTCTGAGGGACCCTAAATATACATGTAGGATTTAGTTCAGGAAGTTTCTCCGAAAGCTCTCTTTTGATCTGGGATGCAAATCTTTCGTCTTCATTTTCTTCGTTTCCGCCCAAAGTTTGGTTACCCGCATGGCTTGTTTCTCCCTCAGATCTCTCTCCGCCCCCTCTTCCTTGAATTTTGGAGCCAACACTGTTTGCATGGCTCTCACCAGCTGAGTTTGTCATCGTCAACTCTTTCCAACTCTAAACGTGACTCACCTACTTTAGTATTACATATTAACAggaacaaaaattacaaataatgtCAATACTTTAGTTGAACTACCATTTATTATTAGAAATTTACAGAAATTTTATaccataataaaaaaataaaataaaaaaatatgactTTACCTCTTGAAATTTCATTAAGTTTTACTTCACCCAATTTGTATTTTCGGATGCCTAAAATGCTCCTAATGGCATTTTGACTTTGGGTTTATAGCTTATTATCTACCTTTGTCTTACGACTTGTTTCGCACAACTAAATGTACGCATAACTAACTTATGTGGATTGAAAAAACAATATGTATTCAATGTCATGATTCAAATGCATATTAATGACCTGATATTTGTTGTAAATATTACCTAACTGTGATTGTCTAAACCCCAGATAAATTTGGTTTCTAGATTATCCATTAGTCTGGTGATTCTTTTCTTATAAGATCAATCTTGGAGGAAGCGGATGATGTATTGCAACCTACCAAGGTGCCATTAATCTTTCAAGACTTTTGGGTCCAAATCAAGGGATTGCCAATAAATTTTATCACTCGACGGATGGGAAGACTCATTGGCAATCATCTAGGGGAGTACGTTCTGGCAGATCAAAGCAGGAAAGAGGAACAATTTGGAAGTATACTGCGGATTAGGGTTCGTATTGATGTCCATAAGCCTCTAAGGCGTTGTGTGGTGGTCAAACTTGATGGTAGATTATTGG is a genomic window of Malus domestica chromosome 09, GDT2T_hap1 containing:
- the LOC103421884 gene encoding UPF0481 protein At3g47200-like, with the translated sequence MTNSAGESHANSVGSKIQGRGGGERSEGETSHAGNQTLGGNEENEDERFASQIKRELSEKLPELNPTCIFRVPQKLVRDNENVFVPQMVSIGPYHHGGKKLQGMEQVKHWYLQGLLDCKPTPDTSLVSLVELVKAIRSMEEFLRSCYNEKLDLNSYEFVKMMVVDGCFIIRFLRMDIRFEQPGNDDPVFRVPGVYSAVKKDLLLLENQLPWKVVLCLFNLAAKPGDPSLQNFNINLLWAPASFITSRTTATREIRHYLDQVRDLLVGSLTTDSYQYWTPIPPVTHLEEIGVRFQLAPPERARLDITFDAIDGVMQIPQMIIEVNTESVLRNLIAYEQGAVRHQESHLLSYAMLFNHLIKSTKDLERLVQKRIIYTELSKEDTVRLFNRLCNDTERISFSYPVLAGQVNGYYEERWLRRWLARIKNNYLYNPSSVWSVSNAVIIVLILTATQTVYSVLAYYKQP